A region of Drosophila suzukii chromosome 2L, CBGP_Dsuzu_IsoJpt1.0, whole genome shotgun sequence DNA encodes the following proteins:
- the LOC108009677 gene encoding neuropeptide-like 4 → MLKLVLLLLAALLAVAMAVPAPGPNPNPAPVPQFLYSAGYPAVGYGSPYVYYG, encoded by the exons ATGCTGAAGCTG GTATTGCTCTTGCTCGCCGCCCTGCTGGCCGTTGCCATGGCTGTTCCCGCTCCAGgacccaatcccaatcccgcTCCGGTGCCCCAGTTTCTCTACTCCGCCGGCTATCCGGCCGTGGGCTATGGCTCTCCGTACGTCTACTACGGCTGA
- the Nplp4 gene encoding neuropeptide-like 4 — translation MFKLLVVVFAALFAVALAVPAPVPRANPAPIPIASPEPAPQFYYGASPYAYSGGYYASPYSYYG, via the exons atgttcaAGCTG CTGGTTGTTGTTTTCGCCGCCCTCTTCGCCGTTGCCCTGGCTGTTCCCGCACCAGTTCCTCGTGCCAATCCCGCACCAATCCCGATTGCCAGCCCCGAACCCGCACCCCAGTTCTACTATGGAGCCAGCCCATACGCCTACTCCGGCGGATACTACGCCTCCCCCTACTCGTACTACGGCTAA